The Lolium rigidum isolate FL_2022 chromosome 1, APGP_CSIRO_Lrig_0.1, whole genome shotgun sequence region caaaattacgttctggctgggaataagaatttttatggtaacaacatagaatctgtttctggacagcaatttccccaaatcttactttcttcctattagaggctattcttggcacaaaaataaaataaaaatgataatgattgattattaaagagataataacttccaagactcaacaaaagaaaaattaatatgggttatctcccaggagtgcttttctttaacgcctttcagctaggcgcagaaaaagagctagcatcaagtatttcaAACGAAGAAGCATTAAGATCATAAATGGCAGGAGCCTTACGCCTACCTCTCTTACATTTACTCTTTTTCTTAGGGAAAGAATGAGAAGTACCTGGTGGGGAGGTGAAAGTCAtgatgcctttccccacatctattttCGCTCCCAGGAGTTTTAGCAGAGATCGTCCAAATGTGATTTGTCCCTTTCCTACACAtttaataacgagataatcagtagaTATCATCCTTCCTAGGATTCTTGTATACACTCCTTCAACCACTCCAATGGGTAATATAACAACATTGTTGGTAAGAGATATTTCTTCTCCACCCACAGAAAGTTCTCAAAGATTTAAAGACTCATAAATATCCTTAGCCATAagacaaaactcagacataatatcgcaaTGAGCATACAAAATTTCACCATTTATATCAACTTTTACTAAAGGGAGCCAATTTTAGGGTTCAGAATTTATTGAAACATGATCATAATTTTCCTGAAGCAAACTATAACATTCTGTTAAGCAAGttgtacttgtctcaagagtatttaatctagcataaatgctcacaagagatgaatcaaaactactaggtgagctatatgttgcaatcaaatttttatggcattataagcttgatctccatcacaatgaaggaaatctcctcctactacagtGTCCATAGCATATCTATAACAAAGAACAAGACCAAAGCAAAAAACTACTAAGAAGCAGgtctagagtcattttaggttcagttttatcacaagaattattaattctagatcaagcttctttaaaactcttctCACTCCCTTGTTTGAAAGTGAATATCATTTCCTCAGGTGACATAGTAACATGATTAGACATAAAAACAACTTAAAATaagaactaatttttgtgtgtttttgatataaagaagcaaacgAAACAAAGTAAATaaattaagcaaaacaataacaaagtaaagagattggagattggACATAAAAACAACTTAAAGTAAGAActattttttatgcatatgccccgggttattatctaactttcgttagttgaccacttttcgagatgagcgaCAGAAGATTTTTTAACAAATCGATCTTTACTTGctcttctgttttgacaaatttctaccactatttgcatttgactCTTAATCTCTTTTTTTAGTTCTTCTAAtcgaagagctttttgaagagttgctacagtaactaatgctttaatagattcttgatatatgttagaactgaacccaagtggatttgcttATTTTTATTGTACTAATACTGccaataaagaattgtgtgaagttttgtatgaaggaagttttcaagtgtagggagagaagactgatgtaatgagatgaagaatggacaaaagctcaagcttggggatgcacctgcaccccaagaaatactCAATAGGTACAAGCGttaaagcttgggatgcccaaggcaccccctcttcatcaacaaagtaacatgtcatctttctatgcgctatatttttactgcttcatacgctatgtgttttggagcatcttttttttttgtttttgttttgttttgttttgtttgctgtagcatatgttgaattccgacacatttgttttggagagagatacgctccgttttaattgcatataatgctctagttttcgctgttattgtttcctacgagtgttctagttttctagtactgcgttcagctcttgttctttcacttgaattttttttaaagctcgttagtattctttatttatgtatgattagctctttgATCCATAAATTTTTTATGGAAAAATAAAAAGTTCCGCATATTTTTTTATGGAAATATATCACTCCATCCAATCTATAATTGTAGTAAACCAATGACAATTATTATGGATTGGAGCAAGATATCGAAACACATAGAGATCATCATCAATAGTATTCCGGCGGTTCACCCATGCGGTATGAGAGGAGCAATGGTATCGCGGAAATTCTCCATGTTTCGAGAAGCAGAGAGAGGCCGACGAAAGAAGTAGTATAGCACCCTAATTTACATCATGTGAAATTGGTGCCCAAAAGGCTAAAATTTGGTGTCCTAAAAGGtggtaaaacaaaaaaaaatggtgtCCTACAATTTAAATTTGGTGCCTTAAAATACATCATCTAATACATTATGTGCTGGAGGTGCTCTCGAGACAGAACAAACGTGCTATTCGAGACCAAGCCAAAACTCAAACACGAGAGCTAGCACCTGGCAAATCGGCATGCAAGGGTAAATCGAACCTTGTTGGTGAAGAAATCTGCCGACGTCCTAGCTGCCCAAGTCACTGTCGAAACCATGGGCGCGCAAGCCGCTCTTATCATGCTCAACCAAGCGGCGGTCGCCGATACCTTAGACACCCAAACCACGGCGAGCTAAGGTTCGGGATGCTCCGGTAGATGCCCTACTTGGAGAATTTCGTCCGTGGTCTCGCTGTCGCTCACGTACGAGTACCTCCCTGCAAACGCCACACCACCATTCATGTCTCGGTTCTCCCTGGAGGTATTGGCGAGTCGATGCCGTTTGAACCCGCTCCGCCTCCATGTGATCTCAATATCTCATTGACTCGTACGTGGCCAACGACTCACCAGTGCTACAACGGGAACCACTGACGTTCTCGACTAGCAGTATCCCAGACGCCCGTAACTAGTTTGGTTTAATGCCGCGGCCCTAACGCGCGCCTGCAACCTTCTGTAAAAAAAATGCCTGCAACCGAGGTATGTTTCATGAACATTTTCTTTGCTAACAAAGGAATGCCCGCCTAGCCTAGATCTAGCCCCTCCCGACCCAAATGATCGACGTTGCTCTTTCATCAGTAGATTACCGTCGACATTATGTAGACATCACACACCTGGAAGTTGTTCTGTTTGACTCGAGTACTAATAATGCTCAACACACAATTCACCCTTTCTGGATGGCAGTGTCACGTTTACCAAACCAGTGCACCTTCTTGACAGACAAATAAAAATGAGGTCGCTTCACCATATACGTTGGCTCATGGAAATGCTCAAGTCACTGTCTAGAAAACTAGCAAGATTGCAACAGTAACACTAGCAAAACAAGAGAGAACAAAAAAAACAAGCTTCATTGTCCTTCCAAAATAAAAAGTTCGCATTGAATATTCAGATGTAACCGTTCCAAATACTGTATGGGTAAAGTAGAAATATATGCCACACATATCTAGTACAACCGTCCCTTGCACTTACGAGACCCACATAAGCATTGCTTCTTCTTGATGTGTCCTTGGGAGTCATGAACTCCATCCTTGTCATAATTGTAGTCAAATGACAAGGGTTGTAGCGGAGGAATATTACCACACGCGAAAAGCATGATGTGAGGCATACGGACATCATCGTGATCGTAAAGGACATTTTGCGTAAAAAGGTTGGGGTTGCAGCTGTGGTTGATGAACCTTGCAAGGTTGCTCCAGGTCAGTGCATCAACAGAAAAGACCTTTGCGTCATCTTCTCCATGACGATTCCGAAGCGAGGGGACGATGGTCTCCGATATGCCCTCCCAGCGTGGTACATCGAAATATTTGTCTCCAGTAATGAACAGGTACTCATCATTTGCCCTCTCCTGGGCATCTTTGTTGTCCAGCAATTCTCCCACGTATTCACACACAAAGCTTCCCTTGGGTATAAAATCAAGGCTCCTGACTCCCCAACCCATCAGTTCTGTCTTGAAGACTTGGAGGCGAAACTTGATTCTATGTTGGCTGACTCTATTGTGACAAGTTGGTGGGCACTTGCATGAAGGTCCACACTCATAGATAAGAGGTTTTTCCTCTAGGATGAGACCATCATCGTTGAAAGGGATCTCCCCTCCATTTTTTACCGCACACGCGCACTCTTGTGAGTCCGAGCATCCACCAATGCAATCACAGCCTGATGGAGGATCTGGACGGTCATTTGGGTCGTGGTACCGTATGCGCGAGATGTACAGAAACGACATTGGGTACTCGTTTGATTTGAGGTTAATGGCAGATACAGGGTTTTCTCCTCCAGACCTGACGATATATCCGAGATGAAAGTTCCGCTGGAGGACTGTGCAATTCTTTCCTTGGCAAGTTGTTGAATCTCGATCTGTGGTTGCCCCGGTATCCTTCTGAGCTGAAAAGTGTCGTCTATAGCATGATCCTTCCTCTCCACTAAATATAAGCCACCATAAACATAGCATGTAGGCTCCTCGGACCGAGATGAGTATCCACCTTGATGATCGGCCACAAGCCTATAAATAACACGGACACTTGTACCTGTATCCATGTTCTGCTTCAGTGCAAGTTGTTCTATGCCTCCCATCTGATGACCAGCCGTGATGGCCACGGATCCAACATGCTGCAGGAGATCCAGATTGTTGTTCTCGTCGTGAGAATGCTGCCCGTATGATGAGACAATGCTAACGGCCTGATATGCCATCATGTCGCCTTCCTTGCTGACGATGTAGTCGACGTGCGAGTCCCGCGAACGGTGGAGACCGGTGAGGTGAAGCTCCGCGTCGGAATCAAACACGTCGCCGACCTCGACTCCCGGCACCCTGCCCACGTACCTCCTGCCGTCGTATCTTTTGACAGAGTACCTGTCTCTGAAGACCCATAGAGCCTCGTAGTCATCCGGTCTGTAGGTGGGTTGGTCCTGAAACAGAAACTTGAAGCTTCTGTAGATGAGCCGGAACTCCTGCAGAGAAGCCAAGGCATTTTTTCTGCTGATATAGGCGATTTTGCTCTTTGGCATTGCTTGGTGACTATCAGCTGGACCCTTGTTCACTCTCTTCTTGCAGTGTACAGGCGCAGCGGTTCCTGTCTGAACCCTTTTCAGTGTGGATCGCTTCCTGGTGGCAATGGCAACACTGACAGATTTTTGGTTAGGTGCAGTAGCTTCCGGAGCGCATTGCCTGCTGGGACCATCTGTTCTAGGAGGTCCATGAGATTGAGATCCATTACCCTGTGACGTCCATGGCTGCCTCTTGTAGCCGATATGGAACCTCCATGGCACGATGGCCTTGCGCCGCTTGCGGGTAGCGCCACCACCAACTGCCGCGGAATCATCAGCTGGTTTGCGGCTACTCACTGCATATGCACCATCGTACCCATTGGTAATCCCAGCCACCGTCGCTCGTCGTGTGCCATCACAAGCAGCGCGATCTGTAAACCCCGCCGGCATCGCCACAGACGGGCTACCTGCACGGCTGCACGCGCTGAGGTACGTGAGTAGGCGTCAAAGAATGAAAATCAAGGGGAAATGCAGGACGAGATGCTCCGGTGGTACCTGACCGACGGCGATGGAGAAGGACGGACGGACGACTGGTAtggtgtggtgtggtgtggtggacTCGATCCGGTTTGTGCGTCCTAAActttcgagagagagagagagatcgtggATAGTTGGAGCGAAAAGCGGATCAGAAACAGATACCATATAACGCGTGTTCCAAATATATCTCACTGTGTTTACGAAGCAAATCTGCGAAATAAGGTAGCAAATGGGATCTTGACAATGCAAGGAATCACCTAGGCTTAGGAGAAGCAAATCAATTTCGCTATAAATATCCGGACAATATGTCTATTGCCCTCGTCTGAAGCAAAGGAAAGATATCAAACATGTAACGGCTAGAAATCAAACCTGTAACTATTGTAACATGTTCAAAGACAACAGGTACAACTGTTTTATCTCTTTTTCAAACGgatgcaaaaaataaaatcctttgcatGCTGTCACGCTACGTACATGGGCTTGGCCTCAAAGACTAAGGGCGTGTTTGGTTGTCTGGGCCGAAAATTTGCATGCCTGCGCCAGCGAGATGGGAGGCATTGCGTGTTGCGAACGGGCCATAGGCAACTTTTGGCGGGTCTTTTGGTAGCCTGTGAGGCATTTTGCGCGCCTGCGAAGGAACCCATGCCTCATCGTTTGGTTGCTCGTTTCCAGCCCATCTTGCACGCAGGAAAACACTGCTCGGTTGCTCAAATCACAAGtccatatccttaccacaattcaaatagggtgagattaccatgccatGTCATCTTACATACGATCAGAGATCACTCAGAAGAACAAGATCCAGACGACCACCACGATGAGGAAGGAGATGATGTAATCTTTCACCTGGCAGGGACGTACCTCcggcggtgctccttgtagagcatgtacttcctctggcggcagctgtgctaatggcactgcCTCATCGATCTTCCTGCAGCTCCTCTTCCAGGAAGCTCAGGTACTCTTGTTGTGTCTCCTccaatgttgcatatcctcggaagctattgttggagtagccattgacctgatcttgacagactctccatgagctgtagattcctcgaacccgcccacaaaacaccacataccactagctaGGCAAAAGAAGAAGTTAGCACTCGCAATAATGAAGCAATTCAGAAATGAGCAATAGAACAAGACAAGTGTTGACAGTAAATCTAGAACTAACAGGGGCACATATCATTCCAAAAGTCAATCAGAAGTTTTTTCTACACTACCGTGGTGTCGTCCTACCACCACAATAAAAGTGGGTGtctcatcctaacaccgcaaagttcaccatcacatgaggggttagtatataccacctcatcatacttacaaaagggggccaaatgtttttcatcctagctactgccagaatatacatcatcatcatcatcatcatcatcatcatcatcatcatcatcaccatctccatgcatgaaaccctgatccaccccctcaagggcaccactacaccttgctgtggtacttgccaaggtagttcctcagccaaaggacgcggtgtggctcgatcatgccgacgaagctggatccctgggccttgtggtcggcgaggtggctgagggcgaccatgagatcatcctcggtgaagccaagcatgtccatgaccgcattgtacaggtcagggtgcatgtccgtgggcttgttCGCCCTGATGGCCTATGCGACCTCCTTCACAGCAACattcatgttggtgaaggccacaaGCTCGTCGTCCACgaaggcacctctcttcctcttgtcGGCGGTCGGCTTCTCAGGCGCGTCGGTGGGCTTGTTAGCATCGAGGTTGACCGTGTCAGACTCCTGGGTGtcagcatcctcaggtgcagGAGGTGGTGCACGCGAGCCCAGGGGCTCACTGGATCTCATGGCGTACTTGCAGGTGGCGAGGCCGAAGGAGAAGATAGTGTGCATCTCATCGTAGTTGGCGatgggcacattcaggaactccgcgtcctttgggtgatcctacgaaACGAAGGGACAATCATGTTAGTTATGCTTGTGGCTGATCAAGAAAGTTAGTGAGGAGGACTGAGTTAGTGAggtgctcaccgcgacgtgcccgcaatagtgctcaccctcaaggacgatgcatttggtgtccttgcaccactgagcaccgcttagatcgcggagcctgctaatggtgagccgcctctgcctccacttcctcaggtggttgtacacctgagtggagcagacAGTCACACCACAGTGGTCAGCTAGGCCCTTCGCCACAGTAttgagatggacttccttgaagcctttgtcagttctcactccgctctggatcaagccgcacatcttctccaacacgaaaCTGGACATGAATGGATCATGGTGGCATTCCTTTCCTGCCCGGTCTTCAAGGCCTTCTCCACTTCcctgcggttcttgttcttcttagaggtggccagcctagccgccacctctgccactacctgagccaccaggtcagacaCAGCAGAGGGGTGACCTTGGACTCATACGCGGGCTACGAATCGAGAACTTGGGAAGGGATCTGAGAATCCCCAACACAGACAAGCGCCTGGCTAAAGTCATC contains the following coding sequences:
- the LOC124703968 gene encoding histone-lysine N-methyltransferase, H3 lysine-9 specific SUVH5-like yields the protein MPAGFTDRAACDGTRRATVAGITNGYDGAYAVSSRKPADDSAAVGGGATRKRRKAIVPWRFHIGYKRQPWTSQGNGSQSHGPPRTDGPSRQCAPEATAPNQKSVSVAIATRKRSTLKRVQTGTAAPVHCKKRVNKGPADSHQAMPKSKIAYISRKNALASLQEFRLIYRSFKFLFQDQPTYRPDDYEALWVFRDRYSVKRYDGRRYVGRVPGVEVGDVFDSDAELHLTGLHRSRDSHVDYIVSKEGDMMAYQAVSIVSSYGQHSHDENNNLDLLQHVGSVAITAGHQMGGIEQLALKQNMDTGTRENPVSAINLKSNEYPMSFLYISRIRYHDPNDRPDPPSGCDCIGGCSDSQECACAVKNGGEIPFNDDGLILEEKPLIYECGPSCKCPPTCHNRVSQHRIKFRLQVFKTELMGWGVRSLDFIPKGSFVCEYVGELLDNKDAQERANDEYLFITGDKYFDVPRWEGISETIVPSLRNRHGEDDAKVFSVDALTWSNLARFINHSCNPNLFTQNVLYDHDDVRMPHIMLFACGNIPPLQPLSFDYNYDKDGVHDSQGHIKKKQCLCGSRKCKGRLY